Proteins encoded within one genomic window of Actinoplanes octamycinicus:
- a CDS encoding helix-turn-helix domain-containing protein, with protein sequence MTQDGELDALVRQRIRSLRVARGWSLDELASRAYLTPSTLSRIETGHRRIALDQLAAIARALNTTLDQLVESGRDEDVVIRPHHDEQRGMTTWLLTRDSAPAGMTVAKLRVDRPVPADLRVHPGRDWFVVLSGTIVLRLAERTIVVRAGEAAEFSTMVPHAFGSTGGPAEVLCILDQEGERSHLGPHH encoded by the coding sequence ATGACGCAAGACGGAGAATTGGACGCCCTCGTCCGCCAGCGCATCCGCAGCCTCCGGGTCGCCCGCGGCTGGTCCCTCGACGAGCTGGCCTCCCGCGCCTACCTCACCCCGTCCACGCTGAGCCGGATCGAGACCGGCCACCGCCGGATCGCCCTCGACCAGCTGGCCGCCATCGCCCGCGCCCTCAACACCACGCTCGACCAGCTCGTCGAGTCCGGCCGCGACGAGGACGTGGTGATTCGCCCGCACCACGACGAGCAGCGCGGCATGACCACCTGGCTGCTCACCCGGGACAGCGCCCCGGCCGGGATGACCGTCGCCAAGCTGCGCGTCGACCGCCCGGTCCCCGCCGACCTGCGGGTCCACCCCGGTCGCGACTGGTTCGTGGTGCTCTCCGGCACGATCGTGCTGCGCCTGGCCGAGCGCACCATCGTGGTCCGGGCCGGGGAGGCCGCCGAGTTCTCCACGATGGTGCCGCACGCCTTCGGCTCGACCGGCGGCCCGGCCGAGGTGCTCTGCATCCTCGACCAGGAGGGCGAGCGCTCCCACCTGGGCCCGCATCACTAG
- a CDS encoding VOC family protein, with translation MAIGRLHHLILDGPDPLGLARFWSAVLGEPVTYDDGDFVVVAKDTTTSGMAFQRAPDQRAATWPDPAVPQQMHVDVMVDDLAEAAAAVLALGAVRLAGENVFADPAGHPFCLIRRPGWAPPVG, from the coding sequence GTGGCGATCGGACGTCTACACCACCTGATCCTCGACGGCCCGGACCCCCTGGGGCTGGCGCGGTTCTGGAGTGCGGTGCTCGGGGAGCCGGTCACCTACGACGACGGGGACTTCGTGGTGGTCGCGAAGGACACCACGACGTCCGGGATGGCGTTCCAGCGGGCGCCCGATCAGCGGGCGGCGACCTGGCCGGATCCGGCGGTGCCGCAGCAGATGCACGTCGACGTGATGGTCGACGACCTGGCGGAGGCGGCCGCGGCGGTGCTGGCGCTCGGGGCGGTGCGGCTGGCCGGGGAGAACGTCTTCGCCGATCCGGCTGGGCACCCGTTTTGCCTGATCAGGCGGCCGGGATGGGCGCCGCCGGTGGGGTGA
- a CDS encoding nucleotidyl transferase AbiEii/AbiGii toxin family protein yields MRQSRPTPPEITGNSVTNPSVDDFYREVARIALAVADKHRFVLGGGVAWLVNGLVARPTEDIDLFTDTEGAVLAAAGEVVAALTEAGYRVVREEGDELFAGMDADIQEFLVAGEHRALRLTLCRLDRQRTPVVMDLGPVMHLDDLVATKVAALVTRREVRDYIDVAAALERYPLERVLELAYAADPALEPEEIADAGRYLDRLDDVRFTLYGLDAEKIAQLRQRLADWPRA; encoded by the coding sequence ATGCGGCAATCTCGACCCACCCCGCCCGAAATCACCGGAAATAGCGTGACCAACCCTAGCGTCGACGACTTCTATCGCGAGGTCGCAAGGATTGCTCTGGCGGTCGCCGACAAGCACCGCTTCGTCCTCGGCGGCGGCGTGGCCTGGCTCGTCAACGGCCTGGTCGCCCGCCCCACCGAGGACATCGACCTGTTCACCGACACCGAGGGCGCGGTCCTCGCCGCGGCTGGCGAGGTGGTCGCCGCGCTGACCGAGGCCGGCTACCGGGTGGTCCGCGAGGAGGGCGACGAGCTGTTCGCCGGGATGGACGCCGACATCCAGGAGTTCCTCGTCGCGGGCGAGCACCGGGCGCTGCGGCTCACCCTGTGCCGGCTGGACCGCCAGCGCACGCCGGTCGTGATGGACCTGGGCCCGGTGATGCACCTCGACGACCTGGTCGCCACGAAGGTCGCGGCGCTGGTCACCCGCCGCGAGGTCCGCGACTACATCGACGTGGCCGCGGCGCTGGAGCGCTATCCGCTGGAGCGGGTTCTGGAGCTGGCCTACGCCGCGGACCCGGCGCTGGAGCCGGAGGAGATCGCCGACGCGGGACGCTACCTGGACCGGCTGGATGATGTCCGGTTCACCCTCTACGGCCTGGACGCCGAGAAGATCGCGCAGCTCAGGCAACGCCTCGCGGACTGGCCCAGGGCATAG
- a CDS encoding MFS transporter — translation MAVTGALLDVRPLRSSRAFRRLWIGKTCSGFGSQMTVVAVMYQVWQQTHSTIWTGAVGFAQALPIVLFGLFAGALADRTERRRLSLITTAGAAGCTALLAVQGFLGPAPVPVVLLLVAAQACFGAAGGPVGRSYLPHLLHRDELAAGLALDHLSFQASMLVGPAVGGLLLGRLGVGGCYLVDTATFGLAFFGVLGLPVLPPDGERTTSGPQAVAEGLRFLAGHRVVRAALLTDLAATVLAMPISLFALMNATWFGDDPRTFGLFLSAIAVGGLIASLLSGTFTRLPRPQPVMFGASAVWGLALAGFGLAGGPWLGLGCLVLAGAADTVAVVSRGTVVQLNTPAGLLGRVAAAEQIVGQAGPDLGNLRAGLVARATSGPVALVSGGVLCVLAVAGLAGQGLRERR, via the coding sequence GTGGCGGTGACCGGCGCGCTGCTCGACGTGCGGCCGCTGCGCTCGTCGCGGGCGTTCCGGCGGCTGTGGATCGGCAAGACGTGCTCCGGGTTCGGCAGCCAGATGACCGTGGTCGCGGTGATGTACCAGGTGTGGCAGCAGACCCACAGCACGATCTGGACCGGCGCGGTCGGGTTCGCCCAGGCGCTGCCGATCGTGCTGTTCGGCCTGTTCGCCGGCGCCCTCGCCGACCGGACCGAGCGGCGCCGGCTGTCGCTGATCACCACCGCCGGAGCGGCGGGCTGCACCGCCCTGCTCGCCGTGCAGGGCTTCCTCGGACCCGCTCCGGTCCCGGTGGTGCTGCTGCTGGTCGCGGCGCAGGCCTGCTTCGGCGCGGCCGGCGGACCGGTCGGGCGCAGCTACCTGCCGCACCTGCTGCACCGCGACGAACTGGCCGCCGGCCTGGCGCTCGACCACCTCTCGTTCCAGGCGTCGATGCTGGTCGGGCCGGCCGTCGGCGGGCTGCTGCTCGGCCGGCTCGGGGTGGGCGGCTGCTATCTGGTCGACACCGCGACGTTCGGGCTGGCCTTCTTCGGCGTGCTCGGCCTGCCGGTGCTGCCGCCCGACGGCGAGCGCACCACCTCCGGCCCACAGGCGGTGGCCGAGGGACTGCGCTTCCTGGCCGGGCACCGGGTGGTCCGCGCCGCCCTGCTCACCGACCTCGCGGCAACCGTGCTGGCCATGCCGATCAGCCTGTTCGCGCTGATGAACGCGACCTGGTTCGGCGACGACCCGCGCACCTTCGGGCTGTTCCTGAGCGCGATCGCGGTCGGCGGGCTGATCGCGTCGCTGCTGTCCGGGACGTTCACCCGGCTGCCCCGGCCGCAGCCGGTGATGTTCGGCGCCTCGGCGGTGTGGGGGCTGGCGCTCGCCGGGTTCGGCCTGGCCGGCGGCCCGTGGCTGGGCCTCGGCTGCCTGGTGCTGGCCGGTGCGGCGGACACCGTGGCGGTCGTCTCCCGGGGGACCGTGGTGCAGCTGAACACGCCGGCCGGGCTGCTCGGCCGGGTGGCGGCCGCCGAGCAGATCGTCGGGCAGGCCGGGCCGGACCTGGGAAACCTGCGGGCCGGGCTGGTGGCCCGGGCGACGTCCGGGCCGGTGGCGCTGGTCAGCGGGGGAGTGCTGTGCGTGCTCGCGGTGGCCGGGCTAGCCGGACAGGGCCTTCGCGAGCGCCGCTGA
- a CDS encoding MarR family winged helix-turn-helix transcriptional regulator, whose amino-acid sequence MTDFDDPTDHAVWRSLWDLQAALDADIARVYAEADLGGLKPVWVKELIKLHARGPMTITELAVAVGRTHSALSQKVSAMRAAGWVRTAAGADGRTKKVVLTEKAEAVVERLAAEWRATEAAVAEIEAELPYPMTRVVRDIEEVLRRKSFRDRIAERLAEDPAWR is encoded by the coding sequence ATGACCGACTTCGATGACCCGACCGACCACGCCGTCTGGCGGTCGCTGTGGGATCTGCAGGCCGCGCTGGACGCGGACATCGCCCGGGTCTACGCCGAGGCGGATCTGGGGGGGCTGAAGCCCGTCTGGGTGAAGGAGTTGATCAAGCTGCACGCGCGCGGGCCGATGACCATCACCGAGCTGGCCGTGGCGGTCGGGCGGACGCATTCGGCGCTCAGCCAGAAGGTGTCGGCGATGCGGGCGGCCGGGTGGGTGCGGACGGCGGCGGGGGCGGACGGGCGTACCAAGAAAGTGGTGTTGACCGAGAAGGCGGAGGCGGTGGTGGAGCGGCTCGCGGCGGAGTGGCGGGCCACCGAGGCGGCGGTCGCCGAGATCGAGGCGGAACTGCCCTACCCGATGACCCGGGTGGTCCGGGACATCGAGGAGGTGCTGCGGCGCAAGAGCTTCCGGGACCGGATCGCCGAGCGGCTGGCCGAGGACCCGGCGTGGCGGTGA
- the efeU gene encoding iron uptake transporter permease EfeU, with amino-acid sequence MTAIYLIGLREGLEITLVVSILVAFLVKSGRTGMLRLVWAGVALAAAIAIGFAVLLQLGITRLSSTNQELFEAIASFVAVAFVTWMIFWMRRMARFMGRELRGKMEAAIEVGPAAVAGVAFLAVIREGLETSILFYAAAQGAADSARPLIGITLGLLTAVVLGWLLYISAVRINLSTFFTWTGALLVLVAAGIFKYGFHDLQESNVLGGLDHHAYDVTGAFPPGAWYSELLRGMVNFTPAPTVIETVAWLAYGIPVLVLFLWPARKPAPAPATTAS; translated from the coding sequence ATGACCGCCATCTACCTCATCGGCCTCCGCGAGGGCCTGGAGATCACCCTCGTGGTCTCCATCCTCGTGGCCTTCCTGGTCAAGAGCGGCCGCACCGGCATGCTCCGCCTGGTCTGGGCCGGCGTCGCGCTGGCCGCCGCCATCGCGATCGGGTTCGCGGTGCTGCTGCAGCTCGGCATCACCCGGCTGAGCTCGACCAACCAGGAGCTGTTCGAGGCGATCGCCTCGTTCGTGGCGGTGGCCTTCGTCACCTGGATGATCTTCTGGATGCGGCGGATGGCCCGGTTCATGGGCCGCGAGCTGCGCGGCAAGATGGAGGCCGCGATCGAGGTCGGCCCGGCCGCGGTCGCCGGGGTGGCGTTCCTCGCGGTGATCCGCGAGGGCCTGGAGACCTCGATCCTGTTCTACGCGGCCGCCCAGGGCGCCGCGGACAGCGCCCGGCCGCTGATCGGGATCACTCTCGGTCTGCTCACCGCCGTGGTCCTCGGCTGGCTGCTCTACATCAGCGCGGTCCGGATCAACCTGTCCACGTTCTTCACCTGGACCGGCGCGCTGCTGGTGCTCGTCGCCGCGGGCATCTTCAAGTACGGCTTCCACGACCTGCAGGAGTCCAACGTCCTCGGCGGCCTGGACCACCACGCGTACGACGTGACCGGCGCCTTCCCGCCCGGGGCCTGGTATTCGGAGCTGCTCCGCGGCATGGTCAACTTCACGCCGGCGCCGACCGTGATCGAGACGGTCGCCTGGCTGGCGTACGGGATCCCGGTTCTCGTCCTCTTCCTCTGGCCGGCTCGCAAGCCGGCCCCCGCCCCCGCCACCACCGCCTCTTAG
- the efeO gene encoding iron uptake system protein EfeO produces MRPARLITAGAAATAAALLLTACGDKDADTQAGSAAASGKITVAASDTECKVERTSSNAGTVTFSIANKGTKINEFYVYAAGDRIMGEVENIAPGLSRDLIVELPAGTYETACKPGMIGKGIRGAFQVEGSAAPLTEDAKLAQATKDYQRYVKSQTSALIEQTTAFVTAVKAGDVAKAKSLFPIARTYWERIEPVAESFGDLDPKIDARDGDLEPGQEWTGFHKLEKDLWVTKDVSKDGPIADQLLKDVQTIVTKAETVTFSPVELANGAKGLLDEVATGKITGEEDRYSHTDLWDFAANIEGSQGAIQALRPALEERDPALVKTLDANFAKVEASLEKHRAGDGWKLHNQLTQADLKELSDTINALAEPISKVAALVAAKK; encoded by the coding sequence ATGCGCCCCGCACGCCTTATCACCGCCGGAGCCGCGGCCACCGCCGCCGCGCTGCTCCTGACCGCCTGCGGCGACAAGGACGCCGACACGCAGGCCGGCAGCGCCGCCGCCTCCGGCAAGATCACCGTTGCCGCCTCCGACACCGAGTGCAAGGTGGAGCGGACCAGCTCGAACGCGGGCACGGTCACGTTCAGCATCGCCAACAAGGGCACCAAGATCAACGAGTTCTACGTCTACGCGGCCGGCGACCGGATCATGGGCGAGGTGGAGAACATCGCCCCCGGCCTGTCCCGCGACCTGATCGTCGAACTGCCGGCCGGCACCTACGAGACCGCCTGCAAGCCCGGCATGATCGGCAAGGGGATCCGCGGCGCGTTCCAGGTCGAGGGCTCCGCCGCGCCGCTCACCGAGGACGCCAAGCTCGCCCAGGCCACCAAGGACTACCAGCGCTACGTGAAGAGCCAGACCAGCGCGCTGATCGAGCAGACCACCGCGTTCGTGACCGCGGTCAAGGCCGGCGACGTGGCGAAGGCGAAGAGCCTGTTCCCGATCGCCCGCACCTACTGGGAGCGGATCGAGCCGGTCGCGGAGAGCTTCGGCGACCTCGACCCGAAGATCGACGCCCGCGACGGTGACCTGGAGCCGGGTCAGGAGTGGACCGGCTTCCACAAGCTCGAGAAGGACCTCTGGGTCACCAAGGACGTCAGCAAGGACGGCCCGATCGCCGACCAGCTGCTCAAGGACGTGCAGACCATCGTGACCAAGGCGGAGACGGTCACCTTCTCCCCGGTCGAGCTGGCCAACGGCGCCAAGGGTCTGCTCGACGAGGTCGCCACCGGCAAGATCACCGGTGAGGAGGACCGATACTCGCACACCGACCTGTGGGACTTCGCGGCCAACATCGAGGGCTCCCAGGGCGCCATCCAGGCGCTCCGCCCGGCGCTGGAGGAGCGCGACCCGGCCCTGGTCAAGACCCTCGACGCGAACTTCGCCAAGGTCGAGGCCTCGCTCGAGAAGCACCGCGCCGGCGACGGCTGGAAGCTGCACAACCAGCTCACCCAGGCGGACCTCAAGGAGCTGAGCGACACCATCAACGCGCTCGCCGAGCCGATCTCCAAGGTCGCGGCGCTGGTCGCGGCCAAGAAGTAG
- the efeB gene encoding iron uptake transporter deferrochelatase/peroxidase subunit: MERRKVLGLAGAGVAGAAAVGAGALALSRNDATTSVATELVSDAGGAIPFYGARQAGIITPAQDRLHFCAFDVITDDKAALVDMLQDWTAAAARMTQGRDAGTFGAVGGSLEAPPDDTGEALGLPASGLTLTIGFGPTLFRDARGKDRFGIAAKRPAALADLPKFPRDVLEDAISGGDIGVQACAHDPQVAVHAIRNLARIGMGKVSVRWSQLGFGRTSSTSTSQATPRNLFGFKDGTRNLKAEEPALLDEHLWVQPGDGPEWMTGGSYLVTRKVRMLVETWDRSPLAEQQTIIGRDKGEGAPLTGKLEHDEPDFAAQDGEGQPVIPMDSHLRLAHPDQNGGARMLRRGYNFVDGSDGLGRLNAGLFFMAYQRNPHKQFVPVQNSLAKLDALNEYIRHVSSAVFACPPGLPAADDYWGRSLFA; this comes from the coding sequence ATGGAACGGCGCAAGGTCCTCGGGCTGGCCGGCGCGGGCGTGGCCGGTGCGGCCGCTGTCGGCGCTGGTGCGCTGGCCCTGTCCCGCAACGACGCGACCACCAGCGTCGCGACCGAGCTGGTGTCCGACGCCGGCGGGGCGATCCCGTTCTATGGGGCTCGGCAGGCCGGGATCATCACGCCGGCGCAGGACCGGCTGCACTTCTGCGCGTTCGACGTGATCACCGACGACAAGGCCGCCCTGGTCGACATGCTGCAGGACTGGACCGCCGCGGCCGCCCGGATGACGCAGGGGCGGGACGCCGGCACGTTCGGCGCGGTCGGCGGTTCGCTGGAGGCGCCGCCGGACGACACCGGCGAGGCGCTCGGGCTGCCCGCGTCCGGGCTGACCCTGACCATCGGTTTCGGGCCCACGCTGTTCCGCGACGCGCGCGGCAAGGACCGCTTCGGGATCGCCGCGAAGCGTCCGGCCGCCCTCGCCGACCTGCCGAAATTCCCCCGCGACGTGCTCGAGGACGCGATCTCCGGCGGCGACATCGGCGTCCAGGCCTGCGCCCACGACCCGCAGGTCGCCGTGCACGCGATCCGCAATCTGGCCCGGATCGGCATGGGCAAGGTCTCGGTCCGCTGGTCCCAGCTCGGGTTCGGCCGCACCTCGTCGACCTCCACCAGCCAGGCCACCCCGCGCAACCTGTTCGGCTTCAAGGACGGCACCCGCAACCTGAAGGCCGAGGAGCCGGCCCTGCTCGACGAGCACCTGTGGGTCCAGCCCGGTGACGGCCCGGAGTGGATGACCGGCGGCTCCTACCTGGTCACCCGCAAGGTCCGGATGCTGGTCGAGACCTGGGACCGGTCCCCGCTCGCCGAGCAGCAGACCATCATCGGCCGGGACAAGGGCGAGGGCGCCCCGCTGACCGGCAAGCTGGAGCACGACGAGCCGGACTTCGCCGCGCAGGACGGCGAGGGCCAGCCGGTCATCCCGATGGACTCGCACCTGCGCCTGGCCCACCCGGACCAGAACGGCGGCGCCCGGATGCTGCGCCGCGGCTACAACTTCGTCGACGGCTCGGACGGTCTCGGCCGCCTGAACGCCGGCCTGTTCTTCATGGCCTACCAGCGCAACCCGCACAAGCAGTTCGTCCCGGTGCAGAACAGCCTGGCCAAGCTGGACGCCCTCAACGAGTACATCCGCCACGTCTCGAGCGCCGTGTTCGCCTGCCCGCCCGGGCTGCCCGCCGCCGACGACTACTGGGGCCGTTCCCTCTTCGCCTGA
- a CDS encoding alpha/beta hydrolase family protein, which yields MNPILSRRSLLASAVATGLAVPLAARPGSAAPARTPSPGEGGPARITLPGPTGPHRVGTAELHLVDKSRPDPETGGRRELMASVWYPAGRGAGRHPVADWMPAAGWHELLAWVGLAAEVAPPRTAGHLGAPVARGRDRRPVVLYSHGNDSCRAETTIVVQELASHGYVVVTVDHTYDGVSQFPDGRVTLPTAESFTPWDSAADVLVALDALDDIAAGRNPDADGRPLPAGLGAALDLRRIGMFGWSKGATSTALVMNVDRRVRAGLGFDGEMQAQPPVAGLDRPFMLMTAEHGRDAEPSVAEFWSMLRGWRLEVRADGAAHGSYNDQQWLVPQLAELVGLGGEDLADWVGTLDPGRAVRIQRAYPKAFFDLHLRGRGHLLDGPSRHFPEVRFLPRA from the coding sequence ATGAATCCGATTCTCAGTCGTCGAAGCCTGCTCGCCTCCGCCGTCGCCACCGGACTCGCCGTGCCGCTGGCCGCCCGCCCCGGATCGGCCGCACCGGCCCGGACACCGTCGCCCGGTGAGGGCGGGCCGGCGCGGATCACCCTGCCCGGGCCGACCGGGCCGCACCGGGTCGGGACCGCGGAACTGCACCTCGTCGACAAGTCGCGGCCCGACCCGGAGACCGGCGGCCGCCGGGAACTGATGGCCTCCGTCTGGTATCCGGCCGGCCGCGGCGCCGGGCGTCACCCGGTGGCCGACTGGATGCCGGCCGCGGGCTGGCACGAGCTGCTCGCCTGGGTCGGTCTCGCCGCCGAGGTGGCGCCGCCGCGGACCGCCGGACACCTGGGCGCACCGGTGGCGCGGGGCCGGGACCGGCGGCCCGTGGTGCTGTACTCGCACGGCAACGACTCCTGTCGCGCCGAGACCACCATCGTGGTGCAGGAACTGGCCAGCCACGGGTACGTCGTGGTCACCGTGGATCACACCTACGACGGGGTCAGCCAGTTCCCGGACGGCCGGGTCACGCTGCCCACCGCCGAGTCGTTCACCCCGTGGGACTCGGCCGCGGACGTCCTGGTCGCACTCGACGCGCTGGATGACATCGCGGCCGGGCGCAACCCCGACGCCGACGGCCGCCCCCTGCCGGCCGGGCTGGGCGCCGCGCTGGACCTGCGCCGGATCGGCATGTTCGGCTGGTCGAAGGGCGCCACCTCGACGGCCCTGGTGATGAACGTCGACCGGCGGGTCAGGGCGGGGCTCGGCTTCGACGGCGAGATGCAGGCGCAGCCGCCCGTGGCCGGGCTCGACCGGCCGTTCATGCTGATGACGGCCGAGCACGGGCGGGACGCCGAGCCGAGCGTCGCCGAGTTCTGGTCGATGCTGCGCGGCTGGCGGCTCGAGGTGCGGGCCGACGGGGCGGCGCACGGGTCGTACAACGACCAGCAGTGGCTGGTCCCGCAACTCGCCGAGTTGGTCGGCCTGGGCGGCGAGGACCTGGCGGACTGGGTCGGCACGCTCGACCCGGGCCGGGCGGTGCGGATCCAGCGGGCGTACCCGAAAGCCTTCTTCGATCTTCATCTGCGCGGCCGGGGACACCTGCTCGACGGTCCGAGCCGGCACTTCCCCGAGGTCCGGTTCCTTCCCCGGGCCTGA
- a CDS encoding M48 family metalloprotease: MFDHFLWSVVVVPPLAVLVVRLLADRLAPGRAASVVAWSAVTVAATSTINLLLLAAHALAQVPAVGRLLGWSAAVVAADTAGVEWVPWLSLVLLVAVILSVTLRWRRQRRVLAMVPAAGPGGLVLLPDDAPRAFAVPGNPGHVVVTTGMRGLLTDPQFEALLAHEHAHLSEHHHRLARLAELAVAAHPALWWVGKHVDYLIERAADERAAASLGSRKTLAHAIGVAALAGAGSPFAAALHAAVPGGVVPKRVAHLLRPQPRPAPPLFLLLPAAVALSSVIWTGEATLDLVELIHAALR, translated from the coding sequence GTGTTCGATCATTTCTTGTGGTCGGTGGTGGTCGTTCCGCCGCTGGCCGTGCTCGTGGTGCGCCTGCTCGCCGACCGGCTGGCTCCGGGGCGGGCCGCGTCCGTGGTCGCCTGGTCCGCCGTGACCGTCGCCGCCACCAGCACGATCAACCTGCTCCTGCTGGCCGCGCACGCCCTCGCCCAGGTCCCCGCGGTCGGCCGGCTGCTCGGCTGGTCCGCCGCGGTCGTCGCCGCCGACACCGCCGGCGTCGAGTGGGTCCCGTGGCTCAGCCTGGTCCTGCTGGTCGCGGTCATCCTCTCCGTCACGCTCCGCTGGCGCCGGCAGCGCCGGGTGCTGGCCATGGTCCCCGCCGCGGGCCCGGGTGGCCTGGTCCTGCTGCCCGACGACGCCCCGCGCGCCTTCGCCGTCCCGGGCAACCCGGGTCACGTGGTGGTCACCACCGGCATGCGGGGCCTGCTCACCGACCCGCAGTTCGAGGCGTTGCTGGCCCACGAGCACGCCCACCTCTCCGAGCACCACCACCGCCTGGCGCGGCTGGCCGAGCTGGCGGTCGCCGCCCACCCGGCCCTGTGGTGGGTCGGCAAACACGTCGACTACCTGATCGAGCGCGCCGCCGACGAGCGCGCCGCCGCCTCGCTCGGCAGCCGCAAGACCCTGGCCCACGCGATCGGCGTCGCGGCCCTGGCCGGTGCCGGCAGCCCGTTCGCCGCCGCGCTGCACGCCGCCGTCCCGGGCGGCGTCGTCCCGAAACGGGTCGCCCACCTCCTCCGCCCGCAGCCCCGCCCGGCGCCCCCGCTGTTCCTCCTGCTCCCGGCGGCGGTCGCGCTCAGCTCGGTGATCTGGACCGGCGAGGCCACCCTCGACCTGGTCGAACTGATCCACGCCGCGCTCCGCTGA
- a CDS encoding PadR family transcriptional regulator produces MSLRFAMLGLLEDGPASGYTLTLRFERSLQRYAWTARQSHIYPELARLAEDGLIEVAEEGARGRRTYAITDAGRAALREWLMSPPKPRAVRDEQALRLCLISALEPAQARAVVREHLAEAEQRAAELRALAEAADADTHPRGGLRFGRLAMELGRFQAQAQGEWARWALEQLGEE; encoded by the coding sequence TTGTCACTGCGGTTCGCCATGCTGGGCCTGCTCGAGGACGGGCCGGCCAGCGGTTACACGCTGACCCTGCGATTCGAGCGCTCGCTGCAGCGCTATGCCTGGACGGCCCGGCAGAGCCACATCTACCCGGAGCTGGCCCGCCTCGCCGAGGACGGCCTGATCGAGGTCGCCGAGGAGGGCGCGCGGGGCCGCCGCACCTACGCGATCACCGACGCCGGGCGGGCCGCGCTGCGCGAGTGGCTGATGTCCCCGCCGAAACCGCGGGCGGTCCGGGACGAGCAGGCGCTGCGGCTCTGTCTGATCTCGGCGCTGGAGCCGGCGCAGGCCCGCGCGGTCGTCCGGGAGCACCTGGCCGAGGCGGAGCAGCGCGCGGCGGAGTTGCGGGCGCTCGCCGAGGCGGCCGACGCCGACACGCACCCGCGCGGCGGCCTGCGCTTCGGTCGGCTGGCGATGGAACTGGGCCGGTTCCAGGCGCAGGCGCAGGGCGAGTGGGCGCGCTGGGCCCTGGAGCAGCTCGGGGAGGAATAA